From Streptomyces sp. NBC_01754, a single genomic window includes:
- the crcB gene encoding fluoride efflux transporter CrcB — protein MNDFLVVAAGGAVGAPLRYLADRAVQARHDSVFPWGTFTVNVIGSLVLGVLTGAALSGAVGHTVQLLLGTGLCGALTTYSTFSYETRRLVEDGARAFAAANVIGSVVVGLGAAFAGFAMAEVLFT, from the coding sequence ATGAACGACTTCCTGGTGGTGGCTGCGGGCGGCGCGGTCGGTGCCCCGCTGCGCTACCTGGCCGACCGGGCGGTACAGGCCCGCCACGACTCCGTCTTCCCGTGGGGCACCTTCACCGTCAACGTGATCGGATCCCTGGTCCTGGGCGTGCTCACCGGTGCCGCCCTGTCCGGAGCCGTCGGCCACACCGTGCAACTGCTGCTGGGCACCGGGCTGTGCGGCGCGCTCACCACCTACTCCACCTTCTCCTACGAAACACGGCGCCTGGTGGAAGACGGTGCCAGGGCCTTCGCCGCCGCCAACGTGATCGGTTCGGTTGTGGTCGGCCTCGGCGCCGCCTTCGCCGGCTTCGCCATGGCCGAAGTCCTGTTCACCTGA
- a CDS encoding carbohydrate ABC transporter permease — protein sequence MSLLTSARPAAGPTRDGRGPAPSRPAPRRPDVYRVLSRVLIAVLVVVQVYPLLWLFLSSVRTEQDFASASPFSLPNSFTLDNFARAFDHADLGRYILNSLIVTLGADALIVVCGLMGAYALQVLGFRFSNVVRGLFLLGIVVPVQIALVPLFIDYAKVGLLDTYPSMMIPLAGFGLPMSLYLFSSFFGYIPRETYEAASLDGAGPYRIFARITLPLSVNTIVTVVMVNSIFIWNDFVFANTFVLSEGLKTIPVGLQNYIGAMGKTDWTATFAGVCVTVTPLLLVFLVLNKAMIYGLESGATKG from the coding sequence ATGTCCCTCCTCACCTCAGCCCGCCCCGCCGCCGGTCCCACCCGTGACGGGAGAGGCCCGGCACCCTCCCGGCCCGCGCCACGCCGGCCCGATGTGTACCGGGTCCTGTCCCGGGTGCTGATCGCGGTACTGGTCGTGGTCCAGGTCTACCCCTTGCTGTGGCTGTTCCTGAGCAGCGTCCGCACCGAGCAGGACTTCGCCTCGGCGAGTCCGTTCTCCCTGCCCAACTCCTTCACCCTGGACAACTTCGCGCGGGCCTTCGATCACGCCGACCTCGGGCGGTACATCCTCAACAGCCTGATCGTGACGCTCGGCGCCGACGCGCTGATCGTGGTGTGCGGGTTGATGGGCGCCTACGCCCTCCAGGTGCTCGGGTTCCGCTTCAGCAACGTGGTGCGCGGGCTGTTCCTCCTCGGCATCGTCGTACCGGTCCAGATCGCGCTCGTACCGCTGTTCATCGACTACGCGAAGGTCGGACTGCTCGACACGTACCCGTCGATGATGATCCCGCTCGCCGGTTTCGGCCTGCCGATGTCCCTCTACCTGTTCTCCTCGTTCTTCGGGTACATCCCACGCGAGACCTACGAGGCGGCCTCCCTCGACGGCGCGGGGCCCTACCGCATCTTCGCCCGCATCACGCTGCCGCTTTCGGTCAACACGATCGTGACGGTGGTGATGGTCAACAGCATCTTCATCTGGAACGACTTCGTCTTCGCCAACACCTTCGTACTCTCGGAGGGGCTCAAGACGATCCCCGTCGGCCTGCAGAATTACATCGGAGCGATGGGTAAGACCGACTGGACCGCGACCTTCGCCGGTGTGTGCGTGACCGTGACGCCGCTCCTGCTGGTCTTCCTCGTGCTCAACAAGGCGATGATCTACGGACTTGAGAGCGGAGCGACCAAGGGATGA
- a CDS encoding glycoside hydrolase family 32 protein, whose product MFFKPSDGWVGDVIPFERDGVLHLFYLWERREVPKPGTPWSLASTRDLLHVEERGIALPHGSAADADFNAYTGCVVVDEAGVHHLFYTGQNPAIRGEDGRPLQVVMHATSTDALTSWTKHPEHTFGAPEGYETGDWRDPFVFFDERRGVWRMLIAARHREGPDRRRGVIAQCESSDLQSWKPVEPFWDPRRYITHECPEVFRLGDWWYLVYSEFSESFTTRYRMAKGPDGPWQVPERDTIDGRAFYAAKSAEFGGRRIFAGWIAGKEGGTDEGAWQWAGTMSFLEAVQNEDGTLAFSVPAEILAAFDEEAATGPAPVTLTSADGFACTVGNEPLPDRCSVRAEFDIAPGTTECGLLLRTSEDGDQGYVVRLEPGRSRMVLDRWPRTRTGGEQWQISGDVPYAIELERPADLRGRRHTLDVVIEQDLAVVVLDGQVCLSTRLYDTSHDRLGFFVGEGSAELVDLRVRVRTTTE is encoded by the coding sequence GTGTTTTTCAAGCCATCTGATGGCTGGGTCGGGGATGTCATCCCCTTCGAGCGGGACGGTGTGCTTCACCTCTTCTATCTGTGGGAACGGCGTGAGGTGCCCAAGCCCGGCACCCCTTGGTCCCTGGCGAGCACCCGCGACCTGCTGCACGTGGAGGAGCGGGGGATCGCGCTGCCGCACGGCTCGGCCGCAGACGCCGACTTCAACGCCTACACCGGATGCGTGGTCGTCGACGAAGCCGGTGTGCACCACCTCTTCTACACCGGCCAGAACCCCGCGATCCGAGGGGAGGACGGGCGGCCGCTCCAGGTCGTCATGCACGCCACCAGCACCGACGCGCTGACCTCCTGGACCAAGCACCCCGAGCACACCTTCGGTGCCCCGGAGGGCTACGAGACGGGCGACTGGCGCGACCCGTTCGTGTTCTTCGACGAGCGGCGCGGGGTGTGGCGGATGCTGATCGCCGCCCGCCACCGCGAAGGCCCGGACCGCCGGCGCGGGGTGATCGCGCAGTGCGAGTCCAGCGACCTGCAGAGCTGGAAGCCGGTCGAGCCCTTCTGGGACCCGCGCCGCTACATCACGCACGAGTGCCCGGAGGTGTTCCGCCTCGGGGACTGGTGGTACCTGGTCTACTCGGAGTTCTCGGAGTCCTTCACCACGCGCTACCGGATGGCGAAGGGCCCGGACGGGCCGTGGCAGGTGCCGGAGCGGGACACGATCGACGGCCGGGCCTTCTACGCGGCGAAGTCGGCGGAGTTCGGCGGTCGCCGGATCTTCGCCGGATGGATCGCCGGCAAGGAGGGCGGGACCGACGAGGGGGCCTGGCAGTGGGCGGGCACGATGTCGTTCCTGGAGGCCGTCCAGAACGAGGACGGCACGCTGGCCTTCTCGGTCCCCGCCGAGATCCTCGCGGCCTTCGACGAGGAGGCCGCCACCGGCCCCGCCCCGGTCACACTCACGTCCGCAGACGGCTTCGCCTGCACGGTCGGAAACGAACCGCTGCCGGACCGGTGCTCCGTGCGTGCCGAGTTCGACATCGCACCCGGCACCACCGAGTGCGGTCTGCTGCTCCGTACCAGCGAGGACGGCGACCAGGGGTACGTCGTACGCCTGGAGCCCGGCCGCTCCCGGATGGTGCTCGACCGCTGGCCCCGCACGCGTACCGGCGGCGAGCAGTGGCAGATCTCCGGAGACGTCCCGTACGCGATCGAGCTGGAACGTCCGGCCGATCTCCGCGGCCGGAGGCACACCCTCGACGTGGTGATCGAGCAGGATCTCGCCGTCGTCGTCCTGGACGGGCAGGTCTGCCTCAGCACCCGCCTCTACGACACCTCGCACGATCGTCTCGGCTTCTTCGTCGGTGAGGGCTCGGCCGAACTGGTCGACCTGCGGGTCCGTGTGCGTACCACCACCGAGTGA
- a CDS encoding ABC transporter substrate-binding protein produces the protein MKRSLTPAVVALSLSLVLSLAGCAGEERGTGAKDVDPSGAVTPREISWLLSRPADGAVISTMRELAEEYAAAHPGFKLNFITTPDRPSYIQKYETLAAARKLPELFDTDATPFARKLARHGRMMDAGELLRSLGLYDRYRPAALDYQRFDDGSLHMIPFEYGAEYFWYNKALLKKAGVNPPKSLDDFPAMCRALRKTGVTPIALDGQDQWPLERYAAYQPFRIAGPSYIAELAKGKAKFSDPAGRRTVNWLSDLGKAGCFQKGFSSVGYSDAQNLFTSGKAAVYNTGTWDLGTLATTGLNPAVRDDVDFFRLPVTENSVTGADEFVAPSGIGMAVNSRTYDPLVRDFLEFALTRYPERYAAAGELAPTSDVKTAIPKNATPLYSRAVDAAGNVGKEVAVPWDTQLDPTSNNKFQQELVLLVQGDTSPSAFIAKMDAVIGRNAPRYSE, from the coding sequence GTGAAGAGATCGCTCACCCCGGCGGTCGTGGCGCTGTCCCTGTCCCTGGTCCTGTCGCTCGCCGGTTGCGCCGGCGAGGAGCGGGGCACCGGGGCCAAGGACGTCGACCCGTCCGGTGCCGTCACACCCCGTGAGATCTCCTGGCTCCTGTCCCGTCCGGCCGACGGAGCCGTCATCAGCACCATGCGTGAACTCGCCGAGGAGTACGCAGCCGCGCACCCCGGGTTCAAACTGAACTTCATCACCACCCCGGACCGTCCGTCGTACATCCAGAAGTACGAGACGCTCGCCGCCGCCCGGAAGCTGCCTGAGCTGTTCGACACGGACGCCACCCCGTTCGCGCGTAAACTCGCGCGCCACGGCCGGATGATGGACGCCGGCGAACTGCTGCGCAGCCTCGGCCTCTACGACCGCTACCGTCCGGCCGCGCTGGACTACCAGCGCTTCGACGACGGCTCGCTCCACATGATCCCGTTCGAGTACGGCGCGGAGTACTTCTGGTACAACAAGGCGCTCCTCAAGAAGGCGGGAGTGAACCCGCCGAAGTCCCTGGACGACTTCCCGGCGATGTGCCGCGCTCTGCGCAAGACGGGCGTCACACCGATCGCGCTCGACGGCCAGGACCAGTGGCCGCTCGAGCGGTACGCCGCCTACCAGCCGTTCCGCATCGCGGGGCCCTCCTACATCGCCGAACTAGCGAAGGGCAAGGCGAAGTTCAGCGATCCGGCAGGACGCCGGACGGTCAACTGGCTCAGTGACCTGGGCAAGGCGGGCTGCTTCCAGAAGGGCTTCTCCTCCGTCGGATACAGCGACGCGCAGAACCTCTTCACCTCCGGGAAGGCGGCGGTCTACAACACCGGTACCTGGGATCTGGGCACGCTCGCGACGACCGGCCTCAACCCGGCCGTCCGCGACGACGTCGACTTCTTCAGGCTCCCGGTCACCGAGAACTCCGTCACCGGCGCCGACGAGTTCGTGGCGCCGTCCGGCATCGGCATGGCGGTCAACTCCCGTACCTACGACCCGCTCGTACGGGACTTCCTGGAATTCGCCCTCACCAGATATCCGGAGCGGTACGCCGCGGCCGGGGAACTCGCCCCGACCTCCGACGTGAAGACGGCGATCCCGAAGAACGCCACCCCCCTGTACAGCCGCGCGGTCGACGCGGCCGGCAACGTGGGCAAGGAGGTCGCGGTGCCCTGGGACACCCAGCTCGACCCCACGTCCAACAACAAGTTCCAGCAGGAACTCGTCCTCCTCGTCCAGGGCGACACCTCGCCCTCCGCCTTCATCGCGAAGATGGACGCGGTCATCGGCCGGAACGCGCCGAGGTACTCCGAGTGA
- a CDS encoding carbohydrate ABC transporter permease, with protein MLPSRSRLSVAVFLIPPLLLYGAAVLLPIVQSLALSFFTWDGISDMRFAGFSNYTFMFTDGDFWTAVTNQLGYLVVCLVLQLGGGLLVASLLMSLTKGRELVKVLYLLPAVISTVAIALLFQRIYSLDPAGPLNRFLGLVGLESLERPWLSDVHTVLAAVSAPEGWRFVGLYTVIIYAALLTVPRELEEAARLDGANQWQVFTRIRFPYIGPVWLTTSVMAFTYAMRGFDIPYLLTNGGPGQSSELVTTYMYKTAFLSTDYGYASAMSVFIVVESLVAVGLILFVLRRKAV; from the coding sequence ATGCTCCCCTCCCGCTCCAGACTCTCGGTCGCGGTGTTCCTGATCCCCCCGCTGCTGCTGTACGGCGCCGCCGTTCTGTTGCCGATCGTGCAGTCGCTGGCGCTCAGCTTCTTCACCTGGGACGGCATCAGCGACATGCGGTTCGCCGGGTTCTCGAACTACACGTTCATGTTCACCGACGGCGACTTCTGGACGGCCGTCACCAACCAGCTCGGCTACCTGGTCGTCTGCCTGGTCCTCCAGCTCGGTGGGGGTCTCCTCGTCGCGAGCCTGCTCATGTCCCTCACCAAGGGCCGTGAGCTGGTCAAGGTGCTGTACCTGCTGCCCGCGGTGATCTCGACGGTGGCGATCGCCCTGCTCTTCCAGCGCATCTACTCGCTGGACCCGGCCGGGCCGCTGAACCGGTTCCTCGGGCTGGTCGGCCTGGAGAGCCTGGAGCGGCCCTGGCTGTCCGACGTCCACACCGTCCTCGCCGCCGTCTCCGCGCCGGAGGGCTGGCGCTTCGTCGGCCTGTACACGGTGATCATCTACGCCGCGCTGCTCACGGTTCCCAGGGAGCTGGAGGAGGCCGCCCGCCTCGACGGCGCGAACCAGTGGCAGGTGTTCACCCGCATCCGGTTCCCCTACATCGGGCCGGTGTGGCTGACGACCTCCGTGATGGCGTTCACCTACGCGATGCGCGGCTTCGACATCCCCTATCTGCTCACCAACGGCGGTCCCGGCCAGTCCTCCGAACTGGTCACCACCTACATGTACAAGACCGCGTTCCTCAGCACGGACTACGGTTACGCGAGCGCGATGTCGGTGTTCATCGTGGTGGAAAGCCTCGTCGCCGTCGGCCTGATCCTGTTCGTCCTCCGGCGGAAGGCCGTCTGA
- a CDS encoding LacI family DNA-binding transcriptional regulator, whose translation MKKEDDGHRPVTMRNVAKAAGVSVSTVSHVVNNTGARIGQDARERVRQAIDALGYRPNAMAKNLVKGGSRFLGLVADAIATTPFAGQIIHGAQDEAWQHGYVLLVANTEGNAAAEASAISMMLEHKVRGILYSTWYHREVGLPAGLAEADTVLVNCYTPGHTVPAVVPDERAGGHDATGMLLAQGHRRIAFLNTHTPSPAREGRLRGYREALNAAGLPFDPGLVIEVRPDQEGGHGAVGEVLAQRATGVFCHNDRVAMGLYDGLRERGLRVPEDLSVVGFDNQEVIAAHLRPALSTVALPHYELGRRGVRVLLGLDQSPGERPAAVNCPPVERCSISAVADA comes from the coding sequence ATGAAGAAGGAAGACGACGGCCACCGGCCCGTCACCATGCGGAACGTGGCCAAGGCCGCCGGTGTGTCGGTGTCGACCGTGTCGCACGTCGTCAACAACACCGGCGCCCGCATCGGCCAGGACGCCAGGGAACGGGTGCGCCAGGCCATCGACGCGCTCGGATACCGGCCGAACGCCATGGCGAAGAACCTGGTCAAAGGCGGCTCCCGCTTCCTCGGTCTGGTCGCGGACGCCATCGCCACGACACCGTTCGCCGGACAGATCATCCACGGCGCCCAGGACGAGGCTTGGCAGCACGGCTACGTGCTCCTCGTGGCCAACACCGAGGGCAACGCGGCGGCCGAGGCGAGTGCGATCTCGATGATGCTGGAGCACAAGGTGCGCGGCATCCTCTATTCCACGTGGTACCACCGGGAGGTCGGCCTTCCCGCCGGGCTCGCGGAGGCGGACACGGTGCTCGTCAACTGCTACACGCCGGGCCACACGGTACCGGCCGTGGTGCCCGACGAGAGGGCCGGCGGTCACGACGCCACCGGGATGCTGCTCGCCCAGGGCCACCGGCGGATCGCCTTTCTCAACACGCACACCCCCTCGCCCGCGCGTGAAGGACGGCTGCGCGGATACCGCGAGGCTCTGAACGCCGCCGGACTGCCCTTCGACCCCGGGCTCGTCATCGAGGTCAGGCCCGACCAGGAAGGCGGACACGGCGCCGTGGGCGAGGTTCTCGCCCAGCGGGCCACCGGCGTCTTCTGCCACAACGACCGTGTCGCCATGGGCCTGTACGACGGACTGCGCGAACGGGGACTGCGCGTGCCCGAGGACCTGTCCGTCGTCGGCTTCGACAACCAGGAGGTCATCGCGGCGCACCTGCGCCCCGCCCTCTCCACGGTCGCCCTTCCCCACTACGAACTCGGCCGGCGCGGCGTCCGCGTCCTGCTGGGACTCGACCAGTCCCCGGGGGAGCGACCGGCGGCCGTCAACTGCCCTCCCGTGGAACGCTGTTCCATCTCCGCCGTGGCCGACGCCTGA